GGCGGCTGGCTCGACGGGGTGCCCGGGATGGTCTTCGCGCGCGACGACGGCGAAGGAGGATACGTCTTCGTCGCGGACGGCGACTCACCACCACCTCTCGCGGGCCACGCCGCCTTCATGCCGTATGTGCACGATGCGTATCTCTCGGGCATCGGGGTGCTCTGGGTCGGCAGGAACAACTTCCGCGACGTCCACACTGTGATCAGGGACCTCTCTGCGATGATCGCGAGGCTGAAGACCGACCGCTTCCTCGTTCTCACCGTGCTGCACGGCGAAGATGATCATCCGCTGGCGACGACCGGTCAAGCCATCACCACTCTGAACGCCGCGATCTCGACGACCTGGAAAGACCACGTACTGGATGTGGACAAGGAACTGAGGCGGACCTACGCGGCATCGGGTGAGGAGGCATCCGTGGTCCCCGCGCGCATCCGGAAGGACGCCGTTCATCTGACCGCAGAGGGCCAGCGCACGGTCTCAGAGCTGATCGCCGCTGCCTGCCGTCAACGGGGCTGGGTGTAGCCCCGGAGTTGCGAGAGCCGGCAGCTCCACGGGATGTCACCTGCCGCCACAGCCTGCGGCCACACCGACGCCGCTCTTGCGCAGGCATCCGTGTGATGGTGGGCTGTCGGCATGCCGTTCTTCCCTCCTGATCCCGACGTTCCCGAGCCGGAGCCCGTCGAGTCCGAACAGCCGGCATGGTGGCAGGCGCCGGAGGATGAGCTGCCGGTGATCCTGCCGATCTCCGAGTTCCTCGCCAGAACCGATCAGGTCGCCCTCGTGCTCGCCGGTGTCGCCGTGCACAGCGAGGGCATCGCGTTTCGCGTGGAGCGCCTCATCCGTCGTAACGGCATCCCGATGCGGGAGTGGAACGAGCTGTGTCAGACATTCATGGAGCACATGGCGCCCTTCGACGCCACCGATGTCGCCGGTCGCCTCCGCTTCGGGGTCGAGCTGGCGGACGGCGAGAAGGTGTTGGCCGATCCGCACCCGTTTCTGGGGCATGCGGATCCATCCTTCGGGCGCGAGGGTCATGTTCTGAGTCGTCTTCAACGGGGAGGCGGTGGCTCTGGGAGCACCTACTCGGCGGCGGATGAGCTGTGGCTCTGGCCGTTGCCCCCGGCTGGGCCGATCGACGTCGTCCTGCAGTGGCCGGCTCTGGGCATCGACGAGACGCACGTGACCATCGACGTGGGGTCGGTCGAGGAGCCGGCCGCGCGGGCACGACGCTACTGGCCGAGCTGACCCTGCCCACACGACCCCTCTTGACACGGCATCCGCGCCGCCATAATGTACAACCAAATGGTTGTACATGAACTGAGCGAAGCGGAGGTCGACCGTGTGTTCCACGCACTGGCGACGTCGGTCCGGCGCGACATCCTGCGCCGGACGATCGAGCGGGAGCAGTCCGTCTCGACCCTCGCCTCCGAATATGAGATGTCGTTCGCTGCGGTGCAGAAGCACGTCGCCGTGCTCGAAGCCGCGAACCTCATCGTCAAGCGTGCCGAGGGACGCGAGCGGCTCGTCCGCGCGAACCCCGAGATGATCGCCCGCGCCAGGGCGCTCCTCGCCCGATACGAAGAACTGTGGCGATCGCGCATCGCCCGCCTCGACGACCTGCTGG
This Microbacterium sp. XT11 DNA region includes the following protein-coding sequences:
- a CDS encoding ArsR/SmtB family transcription factor; the protein is MVVHELSEAEVDRVFHALATSVRRDILRRTIEREQSVSTLASEYEMSFAAVQKHVAVLEAANLIVKRAEGRERLVRANPEMIARARALLARYEELWRSRIARLDDLLAEPAPTEPTEQGN